A genomic segment from Treponema sp. Marseille-Q3903 encodes:
- a CDS encoding ABC transporter ATP-binding protein, which translates to MRENNVEDGIIGQKTAHTDTPPAVQLKNIVFNYAAKNDASAINDVSFQVRKGECLLLTGLSGCGKTSILRLLNGLIPRYYEGALFGNVLIRHEDIANLPIYEVSKKAATVFQNPKSQFFNLDTTSEILFFLENMGTPFETMQKRLTEVSSFLHIEHLLDRNIFNLSGGEKQLIAIASALASDTDIILFDEPTSNLDVFYIEKIAQVLRKLKAAGKTIIISEHRLYFLKELVDRVLIIKDGKISNSLYSEEFSCLSEKKRKELLLRPVTFDSQVFKRGDVHTGDGVPSSCEKLFVENLMYRFPKDRTVIVDVENLSLSFGKITALVGKSGQGKSTFAHCLSGITKSNKEWVIIGKEKKSASKRLEISYLVMQDVGYQLFAESVEDEIALGKNKHNQKVDIEKLLSSLNLTELKDRHPLSLSGGQKQRVSVAAAVASGAKILIFDEPTSGMDYFHMKETAALINSVRAPDRLILIISHDFEFLSMVADELLLMEKGKIVQQTEYNAVQAEKAFEYIRSEIA; encoded by the coding sequence ATGCGTGAAAATAATGTGGAAGACGGAATAATCGGGCAGAAAACTGCGCATACGGACACTCCGCCTGCCGTTCAGCTAAAAAATATTGTTTTTAACTATGCAGCAAAAAATGATGCTTCGGCGATAAACGACGTGTCGTTTCAGGTGCGCAAAGGCGAATGCCTTTTGCTGACGGGTCTTTCCGGTTGCGGCAAAACGAGCATCTTGCGGCTCTTGAACGGATTGATTCCGCGCTATTATGAAGGCGCTCTTTTTGGCAACGTTCTTATCAGGCACGAGGACATTGCAAATCTGCCTATTTATGAAGTGTCAAAAAAAGCTGCGACAGTGTTTCAAAATCCAAAATCACAGTTTTTCAATTTAGATACAACTTCCGAGATTCTTTTTTTTCTCGAGAATATGGGAACTCCGTTTGAAACAATGCAGAAGCGCCTCACCGAAGTATCATCATTTTTGCACATCGAACATTTGCTCGACCGCAACATTTTTAATCTTTCCGGCGGTGAAAAACAGCTGATAGCAATCGCTTCCGCTCTCGCTTCTGATACGGACATCATTTTGTTCGACGAGCCGACTTCAAATTTGGATGTGTTCTATATCGAAAAAATCGCTCAAGTTTTGAGAAAACTCAAGGCTGCCGGCAAAACAATCATCATAAGCGAACACCGCCTGTATTTTCTCAAAGAACTTGTAGACCGAGTTCTCATAATCAAAGACGGAAAGATTTCAAATTCGCTCTATTCCGAAGAGTTTTCTTGTTTATCAGAAAAAAAACGAAAAGAGCTGCTTTTGCGCCCTGTTACATTCGACAGTCAAGTTTTTAAACGTGGAGACGTTCATACAGGAGATGGTGTTCCGTCGTCTTGTGAAAAGCTGTTTGTAGAAAATCTTATGTATCGGTTTCCAAAAGACAGAACTGTCATCGTCGATGTAGAAAACTTGTCTCTTTCTTTTGGAAAAATAACCGCACTTGTTGGAAAAAGCGGTCAAGGAAAAAGTACTTTTGCGCACTGCCTTTCAGGAATCACAAAATCTAACAAAGAGTGGGTTATTATTGGAAAAGAAAAAAAATCGGCATCAAAGAGATTGGAGATTTCTTATCTTGTCATGCAGGATGTTGGGTATCAACTTTTTGCCGAAAGCGTAGAAGATGAAATCGCACTTGGGAAAAATAAACACAATCAGAAAGTCGATATCGAAAAACTCCTTTCTTCATTGAATTTGACAGAATTAAAAGACCGCCATCCGTTGAGCCTTTCGGGCGGACAAAAACAGAGAGTTTCTGTTGCGGCGGCAGTTGCTTCCGGTGCTAAGATTTTGATTTTTGACGAACCGACAAGTGGGATGGATTATTTTCACATGAAAGAGACTGCTGCTCTCATAAACTCCGTCCGTGCGCCCGATAGGCTTATCCTCATCATAAGTCATGACTTTGAATTTTTGAGTATGGTTGCCGATGAATTGCTTTTGATGGAAAAAGGAAAAATTGTGCAGCAAACGGAATATAATGCCGTTCAAGCTGAAAAAGCTTTTGAATACATACGCTCGGAGATTGCATGA
- a CDS encoding isoprenylcysteine carboxylmethyltransferase family protein codes for MEKKSQEHLPLMGVGPICIAVIFAFTVGGIVLKKIGMIAKGDIGNPVVSAIFIVAGVALVVGGIALWCTAVLKARIDEKIKSNQLATEGVYGLVRNPIYSAFLFLCTGVLLFCRNWVLLILPFIFWGFLTAVMKLTEEKWLKNLFGESYVAYCKRVNRFIPWKKIKNG; via the coding sequence ATGGAAAAAAAATCACAAGAACATCTCCCTCTGATGGGTGTCGGTCCGATTTGTATTGCGGTTATCTTTGCTTTTACTGTAGGCGGCATCGTCTTAAAAAAAATAGGGATGATTGCAAAAGGCGATATCGGAAATCCTGTAGTTTCGGCTATTTTTATAGTTGCCGGAGTTGCGCTTGTTGTCGGAGGAATTGCTCTTTGGTGTACTGCCGTATTGAAAGCAAGAATAGATGAAAAAATAAAATCGAATCAGCTTGCGACAGAAGGAGTTTACGGGCTTGTGCGAAATCCTATCTATTCTGCCTTTTTGTTTTTGTGCACAGGTGTGCTTTTGTTCTGTAGAAATTGGGTTTTGCTGATTTTGCCTTTTATTTTTTGGGGATTTCTTACGGCGGTTATGAAGCTTACCGAAGAAAAATGGCTGAAAAACCTTTTTGGAGAAAGCTATGTTGCGTATTGCAAACGCGTAAACCGTTTTATTCCGTGGAAAAAAATCAAAAATGGATAG
- a CDS encoding MATE family efflux transporter: protein MKENTLNMTEGNPVRLILIFSVPMLVGNIFQQLYNLADSVIVGQLIGADALAAIGSTGSITFFFFAICNGFGAGGGIVASQSFGEGDKEKVKNCIANVAYLMFLVPAVIGTIAFFTAGQILVLLNTPESILPVAKSYMRIMCLSIIFVSLYNFVSSMLRAIGDSKTPLYFLIFSCFLNVGLDILFVLYFNMGVFGAGVATLISQLISGALCLIYAIKSNSYFKLSRQNLRVNFLLMWKCIKIGIPLSLQFSLIAISCMALQRVVNSFGAVAVAAFAATSRVEQIIHMPYQTLSAALSTYCGQNFGAKKYDRMINGYRKAMLMMATFTICMIPVVQIFGHGIIRMFVKETSVIEMGANAIKITSLFYIFLGMIYTVRGILNGMGDSFFAMFNGIVEVIGRFTVPFILVAIPVIGVWGIWWSLGLVWFMAGTTAWWRYLYMKKKILK from the coding sequence ATGAAAGAAAATACTTTAAATATGACAGAGGGAAACCCTGTCCGTTTGATTCTTATATTTTCAGTTCCAATGCTTGTTGGGAATATTTTTCAGCAATTGTACAATCTTGCAGATTCGGTTATTGTTGGGCAGCTCATTGGCGCAGACGCTTTGGCTGCGATTGGCTCGACTGGTTCTATCACTTTCTTCTTTTTTGCGATTTGCAATGGGTTTGGTGCCGGAGGAGGAATTGTCGCTTCTCAATCTTTTGGAGAAGGGGATAAAGAAAAGGTAAAAAATTGCATAGCAAACGTTGCGTATCTTATGTTTTTAGTTCCTGCTGTAATCGGAACTATCGCCTTTTTTACAGCAGGTCAGATTCTTGTTCTTTTGAACACTCCTGAATCTATTTTGCCGGTCGCAAAAAGTTATATGCGGATTATGTGTTTAAGCATTATTTTTGTATCTTTATACAATTTTGTTTCATCTATGTTACGTGCGATTGGAGATTCGAAAACGCCTCTTTATTTTTTGATATTTTCTTGCTTTTTGAATGTCGGGCTTGATATTCTTTTTGTCCTTTATTTTAACATGGGCGTTTTTGGCGCAGGAGTTGCAACTTTGATTTCGCAGCTTATTTCCGGGGCACTTTGCCTGATTTATGCTATAAAATCAAATTCGTACTTTAAACTTAGTCGCCAAAACTTGAGGGTAAACTTCCTTTTAATGTGGAAATGTATAAAAATTGGAATCCCTCTTTCGCTCCAGTTTTCTCTGATTGCGATTTCGTGTATGGCGTTGCAACGCGTAGTTAACTCATTTGGAGCGGTTGCTGTTGCCGCTTTTGCAGCTACAAGCCGTGTAGAGCAGATTATTCACATGCCTTATCAGACATTGAGCGCCGCTCTTTCAACTTATTGTGGGCAAAATTTTGGTGCAAAAAAATATGACAGAATGATAAACGGCTATAGAAAAGCAATGTTGATGATGGCGACTTTTACGATTTGTATGATTCCTGTTGTTCAGATTTTCGGGCATGGAATTATACGAATGTTTGTAAAAGAAACTTCTGTTATCGAAATGGGAGCGAACGCTATCAAGATAACGAGCCTGTTTTATATATTTCTTGGAATGATTTACACAGTTCGTGGCATTTTAAACGGCATGGGAGATTCTTTTTTTGCGATGTTCAACGGTATTGTCGAAGTGATTGGACGCTTTACTGTGCCATTTATTTTGGTTGCAATTCCTGTAATTGGTGTTTGGGGAATATGGTGGTCTCTCGGGTTGGTATGGTTTATGGCTGGAACGACGGCATGGTGGCGATATCTGTATATGAAAAAAAAGATACTTAAATAA
- a CDS encoding ABC transporter ATP-binding protein, giving the protein MLQRFFALSDAGTRNLRSSIMFGIIINLFIMIPLGLSLYVLQYFLSRIMQQSATAPNIWAISGAVIALIIVLFILEKLKYGKMYNGAYEEAANVRISLAESLRKLPLAFFGRKDLSYLTSTLLNDVTTLEESLSNVVPESFSGIISILIASALLAILDWRMTIALFICAFAGFFILVGSRKFSEKKMKKVIVKRDAIYDSLQQMIDNIKVLKSSDKKDSYVNGLKKGLSEMSRAALKTEASLGALTFCVAMFIRFGFPLVISYGAYLFSRGQIELMTYIVFLLVSCRIFDPLTTVFMLLSELFYMMIAVERKQAIVNYPKQTGSETFKPDGYDICYDNVSFSYNQQNSSSDEEVINGISFTAKQGEITALVGHSGCGKSTIARLAARFWDATAGKVSVGGVDVSTVDPETLLSAFSIVFQDVVLFNDTLYNNILIGNRNATREEVFAAAKAAQCDSFIQKLPKGYDTEIGENGYTLSGGERQRLSIARALLKDAPIILLDEATAALDPENETLIQKAISTLIKNKTVIVIAHRLRTVENADKIIVLNEGKIAESGTHAELIEKGGIYREMYRLQHESEQWKV; this is encoded by the coding sequence ATGTTACAAAGATTTTTTGCATTATCTGATGCAGGAACGAGAAATCTGCGCTCGTCTATTATGTTTGGAATTATCATCAATCTGTTTATTATGATACCGTTAGGGCTTTCTTTGTACGTGCTTCAATATTTTTTATCGCGCATTATGCAGCAGAGTGCTACAGCTCCAAACATTTGGGCAATATCAGGAGCTGTCATTGCGCTTATCATCGTTTTATTTATCCTTGAAAAATTAAAATACGGCAAAATGTACAACGGCGCTTATGAAGAAGCTGCAAATGTCCGTATTTCTCTTGCAGAGTCGCTTCGAAAACTTCCTCTTGCATTTTTTGGCAGAAAAGATTTGTCTTATTTGACTTCAACTTTATTGAATGATGTTACAACGCTCGAAGAATCTCTTTCGAATGTTGTCCCTGAAAGTTTTAGCGGCATAATTTCTATTTTGATAGCATCTGCGCTTCTTGCTATTTTGGATTGGCGCATGACAATCGCTCTGTTCATTTGTGCATTTGCAGGCTTTTTTATCTTAGTCGGAAGCCGCAAATTCTCCGAAAAAAAAATGAAAAAAGTTATCGTCAAAAGAGATGCGATATACGATTCTCTTCAGCAAATGATAGACAATATCAAAGTGCTAAAATCTTCCGACAAAAAAGACTCTTATGTAAACGGTCTTAAAAAAGGTCTTTCGGAGATGAGCCGAGCTGCATTGAAAACTGAAGCATCATTAGGGGCTCTTACGTTTTGTGTGGCAATGTTTATCCGCTTTGGATTCCCTCTTGTTATTTCTTACGGTGCATATTTGTTTTCGCGCGGTCAGATAGAGCTTATGACTTATATAGTTTTTTTGCTAGTTTCTTGTCGCATTTTTGACCCTTTGACTACAGTTTTTATGCTTCTAAGTGAACTCTTTTATATGATGATTGCCGTTGAACGCAAACAGGCGATTGTAAATTATCCAAAGCAGACAGGGAGCGAAACATTTAAACCGGACGGCTACGATATTTGCTATGATAATGTTTCATTTTCTTATAATCAGCAAAATAGCAGCTCGGACGAGGAAGTTATAAACGGAATCAGCTTTACTGCAAAACAAGGTGAAATTACAGCCCTCGTAGGGCATTCCGGCTGTGGGAAGTCTACAATCGCTCGTTTGGCGGCGCGTTTTTGGGATGCGACTGCTGGAAAAGTCAGTGTCGGTGGAGTAGACGTTTCTACTGTTGACCCTGAAACTCTGCTGAGCGCTTTTTCGATTGTTTTTCAAGATGTTGTATTGTTTAACGATACGCTCTACAACAACATTCTGATTGGCAACAGAAATGCCACACGCGAAGAAGTTTTTGCTGCAGCAAAAGCAGCTCAATGCGATTCATTTATTCAAAAATTGCCGAAAGGTTATGATACGGAAATCGGTGAAAACGGATATACTCTTTCCGGCGGAGAGCGGCAGCGGCTTTCTATTGCGCGCGCTCTTTTAAAAGACGCTCCAATCATCCTTTTGGACGAAGCGACAGCCGCCCTCGACCCTGAAAATGAAACGCTAATTCAAAAAGCTATCAGCACTCTGATAAAAAATAAAACTGTCATTGTAATCGCTCATCGCCTTCGCACTGTTGAAAATGCAGATAAGATTATTGTCCTGAACGAAGGAAAAATTGCGGAGAGCGGCACACACGCCGAGCTTATTGAAAAAGGCGGAATCTATCGGGAGATGTACAGATTGCAGCACGAAAGTGAGCAATGGAAAGTGTAA
- a CDS encoding ABC transporter ATP-binding protein: MKKLQNLFGVTESGAKGIIKASVWSMLADVSFILPMFLAMFFFQNFFDGTLRSALFYGGLIVALAVVMYVLVHINYNTLYTATFKECKELRVNIADRLKALPLAYFSKHDISDLSQTVMTDVATIEHALSHAIPQTIGLVLYLIIIGVIMIAAHPGLGLCIFVPIIISFILLILSKKIQIRETTRDFQKQRERADFFQEAIELQQEIKSYGLTEDTAAKLNKNVDEAERLHLSVEAHQAIPLNIALFLLKFSIGFTVFFGLKMYLAGTAPLLYFIGYVIAASRITDAVAGVESNLTELMYIDSRVKRINELRETQTQQGVPVSLEHFGIKFENVQFSYNDGQKVIDGISFEADQNKVTALVGPSGCGKTTVLRLASRLYDYNKGQILIDGKDIAKIDTDSLFDKISIVFQDVGLFNTTIMENIRVGNKDASDDEVKKAAKLANCTEFIEAQPEGFNTVIGENGSRLSGGERQRLSIARAFLKDAPIIILDEISASLDVENEMKIQESLNALIKNKTVIIISHRLKSIENVDKIVVMNKGKIDAEGTHAELLKESPLYRDMIEKSGLTETYTY, from the coding sequence ATGAAGAAATTACAAAATTTATTCGGAGTAACCGAATCTGGCGCAAAAGGAATAATAAAAGCGTCTGTATGGTCTATGCTTGCAGATGTCTCGTTTATACTGCCAATGTTCTTAGCTATGTTTTTCTTTCAGAACTTTTTTGATGGCACACTGCGTTCCGCTTTGTTTTATGGAGGGCTGATAGTTGCTCTTGCTGTCGTTATGTATGTGCTTGTGCATATCAATTACAACACTTTGTATACGGCAACATTCAAGGAATGCAAGGAACTGCGAGTAAATATTGCAGACCGCCTAAAGGCATTGCCTCTCGCGTATTTTTCAAAACACGATATTTCTGACTTGTCTCAAACAGTCATGACAGATGTCGCTACAATTGAGCATGCGCTAAGCCACGCAATTCCGCAGACTATCGGACTTGTTCTATATTTAATCATAATTGGCGTAATAATGATTGCGGCTCATCCAGGCTTGGGCTTGTGTATATTTGTGCCAATTATCATCAGTTTTATACTTCTTATTTTGTCTAAAAAAATTCAAATAAGAGAAACAACTAGAGATTTTCAGAAACAGCGTGAACGCGCTGACTTTTTTCAGGAAGCGATAGAGCTTCAGCAGGAAATAAAAAGTTACGGACTGACAGAAGATACAGCTGCAAAATTGAACAAAAATGTTGACGAGGCAGAAAGGCTTCACCTATCTGTGGAGGCTCATCAGGCGATTCCGCTCAATATCGCGTTATTTTTGCTCAAATTCTCGATTGGCTTTACCGTATTTTTTGGATTGAAAATGTATTTGGCAGGAACGGCGCCTCTTTTGTATTTTATTGGATATGTTATTGCAGCTTCTCGCATTACAGACGCAGTCGCTGGTGTTGAGTCAAACCTTACAGAATTGATGTATATAGATTCTCGTGTAAAGCGCATTAATGAGCTTCGCGAGACTCAGACTCAGCAAGGAGTGCCTGTCTCGTTAGAGCATTTTGGAATAAAATTTGAAAATGTTCAGTTTTCGTACAACGATGGACAAAAAGTTATAGACGGAATCTCTTTTGAGGCTGATCAAAATAAAGTTACAGCTCTTGTTGGTCCGTCAGGCTGTGGAAAGACAACTGTTCTTAGACTTGCCTCAAGGCTTTACGACTACAATAAAGGTCAAATTTTGATAGATGGCAAAGATATTGCAAAAATCGATACAGACAGCCTTTTTGACAAAATATCAATCGTTTTCCAGGATGTTGGACTTTTCAACACGACAATAATGGAGAACATTCGGGTTGGAAACAAGGACGCTAGCGATGATGAAGTAAAAAAGGCAGCCAAACTTGCGAACTGTACAGAGTTTATTGAAGCGCAGCCGGAAGGCTTCAATACAGTCATCGGCGAAAACGGAAGCAGGCTTTCAGGTGGTGAGCGTCAGCGACTTTCTATTGCCCGAGCTTTCTTAAAAGATGCCCCTATCATAATCCTCGACGAAATAAGCGCTTCTCTCGATGTTGAAAACGAGATGAAAATACAGGAAAGCTTAAATGCGCTGATAAAAAATAAAACAGTTATCATCATTTCGCATCGCCTAAAATCTATCGAAAATGTCGACAAAATCGTTGTGATGAACAAAGGAAAAATCGATGCTGAAGGCACTCACGCAGAGCTTCTCAAAGAGTCGCCTCTGTATCGCGATATGATTGAAAAATCAGGTTTGACGGAAACATATACTTACTAA
- a CDS encoding energy-coupling factor transporter transmembrane component T, translating to MEQQVKLVLDPRTKLFLVLCMGLSIALPVPMYVEAVNITFFACLFFLNGQAKTAVKLLLFFGVLAALSYVPQDAGFLGGIVLPAAFMVRRFMLPVIAGKYLIDSTPVGLLMSALEKLKMPKSIVITLSVMFRFFPTLGEEYRNIKNAMKMRGIGLNALNIILHPLLTLEYMMVPLLASASRIGEELAAAGHTKGVDSPNKKVRYKTARFGIVDVFMLLYIAVGICVVIGARLYVW from the coding sequence TTGGAACAACAGGTAAAACTCGTTCTTGACCCGCGTACAAAACTTTTTTTGGTGCTGTGCATGGGGCTTTCGATTGCGCTTCCCGTTCCGATGTATGTTGAAGCGGTCAATATAACGTTTTTCGCTTGTTTGTTTTTCTTAAACGGACAGGCAAAAACGGCGGTAAAACTGCTACTCTTTTTCGGCGTACTGGCCGCGCTCTCGTATGTGCCGCAAGATGCAGGCTTTTTGGGCGGCATCGTATTGCCGGCGGCATTTATGGTACGGCGTTTTATGCTGCCAGTTATAGCGGGAAAATATCTTATCGATTCCACTCCTGTCGGGCTTTTGATGAGTGCGCTTGAAAAACTCAAAATGCCAAAAAGTATTGTCATCACGCTGTCTGTGATGTTCCGCTTTTTCCCCACGCTCGGCGAAGAATATCGCAATATCAAAAATGCGATGAAAATGCGCGGCATCGGGCTGAATGCGTTGAACATTATTTTGCATCCCTTGTTGACGCTCGAATACATGATGGTGCCGCTTTTGGCTTCGGCGTCCCGCATCGGAGAGGAGCTTGCAGCAGCAGGGCATACAAAAGGGGTCGATTCTCCGAACAAAAAAGTCCGCTATAAAACCGCCCGCTTCGGCATCGTAGATGTGTTTATGTTGTTGTATATTGCTGTAGGTATTTGTGTAGTCATCGGTGCGCGACTCTATGTGTGGTAA
- a CDS encoding ABC transporter ATP-binding protein, translating to MNTYKRLLKYTPEKIHCVYISIICAVLGVASQMGAFWFLWKFLYAFLVTKNVTDGATYATVIVALLGGYAIVYFLALWASHVLGFRLESNLRKKAIIHMMNASFAFFDMNPSGKIRKLIDDNAQDTHMLIAHLIPDNVSAIFTPLFMFLIVFAVDVKLGLLLVAITIIGGVQMMFMMGNKGFMKKYQAALERMNAEAVEYVRGMQIVKIFKSTVESFKAFYQAITDYSDLAYKYTLSCRTPYVIFQVLFNLFAVFTIPAAIYFMNKGADGTLIIAKCVFFICIAGVLFSSFMRVMYVGMYNFQAKSVVDKLENLFSDMEKDNLEHGTEETFDNFGIEFKNVSFGYTEEKILKDVSLKLAPNKTYALVGSSGGGKSTIAKLISGFYKINSGEILIGGKNISSYSRNALMRSIAFVFQTSKLFKTSIFENVRMGNKDASYDQVINALKLARCEDILEKFPEREKTMIGSHGVHLSGGEIQRVAIARAILKNANIIILDEASAAADPENEYEIQQAFSNLMKDKTVIMIAHRLSSIKNVDEILVVEDGNIVERGSHAELMQKAGKYYHLQKLYSKANDWRV from the coding sequence ATGAATACGTATAAGAGGTTATTAAAATATACGCCAGAAAAAATTCACTGTGTGTATATTTCAATTATTTGTGCTGTGCTTGGAGTTGCGTCACAGATGGGGGCATTTTGGTTTTTATGGAAATTTTTATATGCCTTTTTAGTTACAAAAAATGTTACAGATGGAGCGACATACGCTACAGTGATTGTAGCACTTTTGGGAGGATACGCAATCGTATACTTTCTTGCGCTATGGGCATCTCACGTGCTTGGTTTTAGGCTTGAGTCGAATTTGCGCAAAAAGGCGATAATACACATGATGAACGCTTCGTTTGCTTTTTTTGACATGAACCCGTCCGGAAAAATCCGCAAGCTTATAGATGACAATGCGCAAGACACACACATGTTGATAGCGCACTTAATTCCAGACAATGTGTCAGCTATATTTACTCCACTTTTTATGTTTCTCATTGTTTTTGCAGTTGATGTTAAGCTTGGACTTTTGCTTGTGGCTATTACAATAATCGGCGGCGTGCAGATGATGTTTATGATGGGCAATAAAGGCTTTATGAAAAAGTATCAGGCAGCGCTGGAAAGGATGAATGCCGAAGCCGTTGAATATGTTCGCGGTATGCAGATTGTAAAGATTTTTAAAAGCACCGTTGAATCATTTAAGGCGTTTTATCAGGCGATTACAGACTACTCTGACTTGGCTTATAAATACACTCTCAGTTGCCGCACCCCTTATGTTATTTTCCAAGTGCTTTTTAATTTATTTGCGGTATTTACAATTCCTGCGGCAATTTACTTTATGAATAAAGGAGCTGATGGAACACTTATCATTGCAAAGTGTGTATTTTTTATATGCATTGCAGGAGTTCTTTTTTCATCTTTTATGCGTGTTATGTATGTTGGAATGTATAACTTTCAGGCAAAAAGCGTTGTAGATAAGCTTGAAAATCTTTTTTCTGATATGGAAAAAGACAATCTGGAACACGGAACTGAAGAAACTTTTGATAATTTTGGAATAGAATTTAAAAATGTTTCATTTGGGTATACAGAAGAAAAAATTTTAAAAGATGTCAGCCTTAAGTTGGCGCCGAACAAAACTTATGCGCTTGTTGGCTCTTCTGGTGGCGGAAAGTCGACTATCGCAAAACTCATTTCCGGGTTTTACAAAATAAATTCAGGTGAAATTTTAATCGGCGGAAAAAATATTTCATCATATTCAAGAAATGCTCTAATGCGCAGCATCGCGTTTGTTTTCCAGACATCAAAGCTTTTTAAAACAAGTATTTTTGAGAATGTCAGAATGGGAAACAAAGACGCAAGCTATGACCAAGTGATCAACGCGCTCAAACTCGCTCGATGTGAAGATATTCTCGAAAAATTTCCTGAACGAGAAAAGACAATGATTGGCTCTCATGGCGTACACTTGTCTGGAGGAGAAATTCAGAGAGTGGCAATCGCACGCGCTATTTTGAAAAACGCGAATATTATAATCTTGGACGAAGCTTCCGCCGCCGCAGACCCTGAAAACGAATATGAGATTCAGCAGGCGTTTTCTAATTTGATGAAGGACAAAACTGTTATTATGATTGCGCACCGCTTAAGCTCTATTAAAAACGTAGATGAAATTCTCGTCGTAGAAGATGGAAATATTGTTGAGCGTGGAAGCCATGCAGAGCTTATGCAAAAAGCAGGAAAATATTATCACCTGCAAAAGCTTTATTCCAAGGCTAACGACTGGAGGGTCTAA
- a CDS encoding MptD family putative ECF transporter S component has product MEQTQVQSGGKKRLVLKDLVNIGIFSVIYFAGLFIVGMPFGFLVVTYLFFPFAASLLLGIVALFFLAKTPKPFALFIFAAIPGCLMTLMGHTPVVAVHSLIVAALAELVRKAIGYKTVKGSIVGYALMSLGLCGAFWQIYILKDQYYALTEKMLGAEYATQLVSLPIWIMPLLYASTFIGGLLGGFLGAKVLKKHFVKAGLV; this is encoded by the coding sequence ATGGAACAAACACAAGTACAGTCAGGCGGGAAAAAACGCCTTGTGTTAAAGGATTTGGTTAATATCGGTATTTTCTCCGTTATTTATTTTGCCGGACTTTTCATCGTCGGCATGCCGTTCGGCTTTTTAGTAGTAACGTATTTGTTTTTCCCCTTTGCGGCAAGTTTGCTTTTGGGTATCGTTGCCTTGTTCTTTTTGGCTAAAACGCCGAAGCCCTTTGCACTGTTTATCTTTGCGGCCATTCCGGGCTGCCTTATGACACTGATGGGGCACACGCCGGTGGTAGCGGTTCACTCGCTTATCGTTGCAGCACTTGCAGAACTGGTACGCAAAGCAATCGGCTATAAAACCGTCAAGGGGAGCATTGTAGGCTATGCGCTTATGTCTCTGGGGCTGTGCGGTGCTTTTTGGCAGATTTATATCTTAAAAGATCAATACTATGCCCTGACCGAAAAGATGTTAGGAGCCGAATACGCAACGCAGCTTGTCAGCCTTCCGATATGGATTATGCCGCTGCTATACGCAAGCACTTTTATAGGCGGTCTTCTCGGCGGTTTTTTGGGCGCCAAGGTGTTAAAAAAGCATTTTGTGAAAGCGGGGCTGGTGTAA